One region of Bacteroidota bacterium genomic DNA includes:
- a CDS encoding bile acid:sodium symporter family protein — protein MAAIDELHINFNQSNITLLNFLLGFIMFGVALNIKTDDFKTLLHNPKSLFVGLSSQFIVLPLVTFLLVCIIRPQPSIALGMMMVAACPGGNISNFISSIAKANVVLSVSITGISTLLAIVMTPFNFALYASLYPPTHHIFRAVSVSPFEMFQSVLLLLGIPMMIGLWFSNQFPKLTQNIKKPIRIISMLIFIGFIVIAFSANFDIFIHYLGFIVIIVFIQDFTALFSGYIYSMLYKVPQADSRAISIEAGIRNSGLGLVLIFNFFNLKHLGGMTLVVAWWGIWHIIGGLALASFWSRRPVKPVPYAKSIKN, from the coding sequence ATGGCAGCAATTGACGAACTTCATATTAATTTCAATCAGAGCAATATCACTCTTTTAAATTTCCTATTGGGTTTTATCATGTTTGGAGTAGCTTTAAATATCAAAACAGACGATTTTAAAACTCTTCTCCATAATCCCAAATCCTTATTTGTAGGACTGAGCTCACAATTCATTGTCCTTCCCCTGGTAACCTTCTTGCTTGTATGCATCATTCGTCCCCAGCCCAGTATTGCCCTGGGAATGATGATGGTTGCTGCCTGCCCGGGAGGGAATATTTCCAATTTTATATCTTCTATTGCCAAAGCGAATGTTGTACTTTCGGTAAGCATAACCGGAATAAGCACTCTATTGGCCATTGTGATGACTCCCTTCAATTTTGCCCTCTATGCCAGCTTATATCCTCCTACTCATCACATTTTCAGAGCAGTAAGTGTCAGCCCCTTTGAAATGTTCCAATCTGTACTTTTATTATTAGGCATTCCCATGATGATTGGCTTGTGGTTTTCAAATCAGTTCCCCAAATTGACCCAAAACATAAAAAAACCAATCAGAATCATTTCCATGCTTATTTTTATTGGCTTTATTGTGATTGCCTTTTCCGCAAATTTTGATATCTTTATTCATTATTTGGGATTTATCGTAATCATAGTATTCATTCAGGACTTTACCGCTCTGTTTAGCGGATATATTTACAGCATGCTTTATAAAGTTCCACAAGCTGATTCCCGGGCTATATCCATAGAAGCCGGAATAAGAAATTCCGGATTGGGTCTGGTGCTTATTTTTAACTTCTTTAATCTCAAGCATCTTGGAGGAATGACGCTGGTCGTTGCTTGGTGGGGAATATGGCACATTATAGGAGGACTGGCCTTGGCTTCGTTTTGGTCAAGAAGACCAGTTAAACCTGTTCCTTATGCAAAATCAATAAAGAATTAA
- the kdsA gene encoding 3-deoxy-8-phosphooctulonate synthase, protein MNFTIPKLKYADTGNFFLLAGPCVIESEEMAFTIAGQIKDITDRLQIPWIFKGSYKKANRSRLDSFMGIGDKKALGILQKVRDNFNIPVVTDIHTEQEALLAAQYVDVLQIPAFLCRQTELLVAAARTGKVINIKKGQFLAPEAMKFAADKIMESGNESIMLTERGTTFGYQDLVVDYRGIIEMKKTGLPVVLDITHSLQQPNQSSGVTGGRPDLIETIGRAGIAVGVDGIFIETHPDPKNAKSDGANMLPLDKLEKLLTKLVKLRKTVVDIDNLKA, encoded by the coding sequence ATGAACTTTACAATTCCAAAATTAAAATATGCAGATACGGGTAATTTTTTCCTGCTGGCCGGTCCTTGCGTTATTGAAAGTGAAGAAATGGCTTTTACTATAGCCGGGCAAATTAAGGATATTACCGATCGTCTTCAGATTCCATGGATATTTAAAGGATCCTATAAAAAGGCAAATCGTTCCAGACTGGATTCTTTTATGGGAATCGGTGATAAAAAGGCTTTGGGGATCTTGCAAAAAGTAAGAGACAATTTTAATATTCCTGTTGTAACGGATATTCATACAGAACAGGAAGCCCTGCTTGCAGCCCAATATGTCGATGTCCTGCAGATTCCGGCATTTCTTTGCCGGCAAACAGAGTTACTTGTAGCTGCTGCCCGGACGGGTAAGGTAATTAATATTAAAAAAGGCCAGTTTTTGGCTCCCGAAGCTATGAAATTTGCGGCCGATAAAATTATGGAATCAGGAAATGAAAGCATTATGCTTACCGAAAGAGGAACAACTTTCGGGTATCAGGATTTGGTGGTCGATTATCGTGGAATTATTGAAATGAAAAAAACCGGATTGCCCGTGGTTCTTGATATAACCCATTCCCTTCAGCAACCGAATCAATCCTCCGGCGTGACGGGTGGCCGGCCCGATCTGATAGAAACCATTGGCAGGGCAGGAATTGCTGTCGGTGTTGACGGGATATTTATTGAAACCCACCCTGATCCTAAAAATGCAAAATCGGACGGTGCCAATATGCTACCCCTTGATAAACTCGAAAAATTACTTACCAAACTGGTGAAACTTAGAAAAACGGTTGTTGATATTGATAATCTTAAAGCTTGA